The Triticum aestivum cultivar Chinese Spring chromosome 6D, IWGSC CS RefSeq v2.1, whole genome shotgun sequence genomic sequence AGATTTAAATctccaatccccccccccctctccgctGGTCAATTCTTCTGATCCTATCAAGGTCGTTTGCACCCACCTGACTAGTACCCTTCACTAGCACGCCTCCGACACCGCACTTCATTCTCGCACATGCTCCCCTCGCCCTCATGGCTAGACGAAGCCATGCAATGGCAGGGGGCGGAGGGGGGAGGGAGAGGACGACGGAGCCGGAGTGGTCTCCACCAGTATCTCGTGGCCTCAGGCGCCCGTTACTGTGTAtttttgcaaacgggcgcctgcagcgcccgaagctgggccggcccaattaTTTCCGCAAACTCACAAAAAATTGTGCAGCGATCGTCTTCGAACCCGCGACCTCTGTGTTCGAAGGGAACGACACTAGCCATTCGACCATCCAACCACGATGTGAAAAGCATTCATTTTCAGCTTGCTATTTCTTCCTTCCATCATGGTTTTCCTTCTGGACGTTTGCATTcgttttttcattatttttttcttgcttttccctttttctcttttttgaatGCGTGGATtctttaaaaaatcatgaacttttttcttcaaaatcgatgaacctttttttaCGAAATCCATGAACTTTCCCTCATATCCATGAACATTtcttcaaaatcggtgaacttttttcaaattttgacttttttttaaatggATGAACTATTTtgcaaattcaatgaactttatttcaaattcaatgaactcttttcaaattcagtgaacttttttcaaaaatttgatgaactttttcaaattcaatgaacttttttgaaattttgatgaacttttttcaaattttgatgaacttcttttgaattagatgaacttttttaaaaaaattgtgaacttttctgaaaatctatgaactttttttcattttttgtgaactttttcaaaaccaATGAACTTTTCAAGTTGTTTTATATTTAAGTTAACGTTTTATTAAAAGCAATGACTATAACTGTTTTCTGTTATTGGACACCAATACGATGTTGGTCTAGTGGTTGTCGCGTTCGTTTGTAGACATGAGATAGTGAGTTCGAACCCCATCTCTCCCACTGGTTATTtttcactttttcctttggcagCAGGGAATGGGCCAGATTCGAACCAGCCCAATCAAGAAACGTGCAGGCGCCAGGTTGTCTAACCGCCGACTAGGGGCTCCCTTTCCTTCTCGCAGCGTGTGTATCTTCATGTGGGTAGCGAGGTGGGCCGGTGTTGGCTATTATGACATTCTTCACCTGATTTCCCACCAGTTAACCACGCAACTATACAGAGTTGAGGCAaattttgcctctgtttcaaaaagaAATACATAGGACAGTCCACAAGAACCCAAGTATGATGACCCTCCACCCTTATGAAGGTCCTTCAATCAGGAAAAGCTTTTGCCAATAGAGATGTTCCACGGACTGCCTACATAGCACATATGTTAATATGTAACTGAAAATTATAGGAATGGTGGCGTAGCAAAAGAGAGCACTATTAGTCGTTGCTTAAAATCTCATAATGTAACGCTGTAGCATGTGCACCGTCAATATAGAATAAGAAAGCTAACTAATTGTGTCTAGAACCATCATGGAATTAAGAACTGTAGGGTTACAGTCAATCTAACTATTGCCATGTTGTTTCTTCTTCCTTCTGTGTTTTGGCTTGATAGCATCTATTAGACTCTTAGGTGATCTGCTTTCCTTGAACTCATCTGACTCTCCAGCCGTTCCAGAATTTGACACGCTTTTCACCTCTGGATTGGATTCAGTCAACATTGGTTTGGTATCCTCATGCTTGTCGTCGTTTGGTATAGCTGGTGGATCTGCATATTCCAAGGAAATTTCCAGAATTGAGAAGGATGGGTATGTATGTCATATCAAAGAATCATTCTTGTCCAGTTAAGAGAACAAAAGTTTTCTACAGTAAACACATGCAATAGTTCTGCTGACGGTTTAACTTAAAATAATAATTCTCCATGGTTCGAATGGAGAATGTAACATGGCTTCGTTTGACACATTCTCTTGGAAACAGGCATGTTCAACAAAAAAGAACCAACTAGAAGAATATTGGTTGACCGGAACAAGACGGACATATACATATCAAAATTTGAAAAAGAATCATATCATTAATGATTTTATTGGTTCACTTCGCCATAGAGAATAACTCAGCCAAAGCATGCTTAGCATATGGGAGATGGAACGCATGTTTCAGCACTTTTGTCAGATCATATTTCATGGCTAGTGAGGACTAGAATTGAAAGCTGAAGCATGAACGCAATGTTTGGGAAATTCATTATAGATAGTAAGCACTCAGATCATGCAACTAGACAAAAATGAAAATAACAGGCGAACAAAATTCACAGTACCAGGCAACTGAGAGATTCTGAGGGAGCTTAATGAAACTCCTTTGGAGTATGGATCCCTGCATTGAAAAAATCAGGGTGGTTGGCGAAACTTATATCAAGCAACTATTTAATGCACGGAATTAGAGAAGTGCAGCACTCCAGTAGCTACCAATTTGATGGGCCACCAACGAATGTGGATGTTTGTTTGTGTTTAACAGTTCGGTCCACAGTCAAGGGAGAAATCCTTTTTATATTTTGATGATCATCATCACCTTTGCTTATCTGCTGACCATCATTGGGTGCCTTCGAGGCTTGGTTTTCCAATGCACTGTGAGTGCTCTCCTTCATAGTTACATCAGGAACGTTAACTTTTTTAGCCACTAATGCTGGAGTACGCTTTACTTTCTGCAATGCCTTTTCAGTAGTGTAATCATCGACCTGAACAAAAAAGAATAACATGGGTTTCATCCTTAGAATAACATGCATATATGATCGTGAAAATAGAATGAGGTTCAGAAAGTCACATAATTTCTAGGCATCTGGCTCATTCAGAGAGCCGCTGAACACACATGCTGATGGATTGATCCAAGGGTTTGATTTGCTACTTTGAGACGAACCACCAAGAGGCCAAAATAGGGGTCAATTTGGTAGCAGATGGGTGTGGTAACAAGGCCCATGGCACCAATGGCATGGCCACGCTAAGAAACACTGATAAAGAGATACAGACACGGGGATACAGCAGGGTATataaatatttagaaaaataaatatCATGTAATAAAGATTAAATGATAATTTTTCGATGAGAGATTTTTTAAGTTGAGAGTACTGAATACATGTTGTCTTAGTTTCATTAATGAAGGACTTTGAGCAGGGGGATACATAATAAGGCCCAATTTCAGAAAACCCTAGACACAGTCAGCTCCTCCATCTGTACCCATTCTCATTCTGCCTCCCTTTGCTCTAGCTGCCTGAGCGCTGCAGAACAGGAGATAACGACTGCGCCACCGCATGTACCTTCTTGCTCGTCGGTAGCTTCTGTCACCATCTTCCTCTCCGCTTGAATCTTCCTCCCTGGCAGCCGCAGTCTCCATCTTTCTCCCTGCCCAGTGCTTCTTCCTTGTTGGCAGCCACCGGCCACCGTTCCCATCTCCCTCCCTGCCCATATCACAGCCGTATCTGGCCAGTGTCCCAGCCTATCCCTATTTATTTTAGTTATTTTAAATTGGAAAAAGAGGATACTCAGGGGTACACGTATCCCCAGTTCTCCACATATCCCAGTGAATCACCGCCGTATGTACAACAACAGGAGACGACCAATGTTGCCATATCAGTGCTTTCTAGTGGCCACATGCCTGACCAGCACAATGTCAACGTTCTATTTTTCTAACATCATTTTGTTTCCTTTTCTATGGTATACAGGGATGTTCAGTGTGGAACTTTGTGGGTTGCTTTTGGCGTAGTATTTTGATCTTCAATAGAGGAAACACGTTACATGTCAGAGTGGTTAACCACAATTATAGAGTTCATGAACTGCATTCTCAATTCACAACCCCTGCTACAGTTTAATATTTCATACAACATTAAAGCAGATATCCAAATTGTAATGAAATATTGGTGATGCAACTTGGCTCACCTCTCTCTTTATTTTGCTTGTTATATCAGCAGCTTTAACTGAAGCAATCCTTAAACACTGCATGATAACACTAGACATGACACCCTCTCCACCAGCTTTCTGAATGGCACAGACATCACCATTCGAGTTAATCGTAGCTGTCATCCTTCCTCCCATAACAGCTTCTTCCTTGTATGTTGGATCGATAACCTACATTCAAAAATTCAGCCAAAGACTGTCAGAAGAAGGGAGCGATATGATGGTTGCTAATAACACGCCTTTCGTGTTCACAAATATTGAAATATATACCATGATATTACCGTCACCAAAATATGCAAAGGTTACAGCTATAGGGAGATGATGAATTGTTAGGGGAAGTGGGTCCCTGACCTGTAAAATACAATAAAGATAGAACATAAGATAAATTCCAAGGCAGTGTAAATGACAGGGCCAGCATCTGATAGTAATGGGGTTGTTTTTGTGAGTACATATTACAGGAAGCTCTGCAAGTCATATATATTTGGTACTTCTCATTATAGCGACACAGAAAACTGGAAAATGTGGTGCTTTGTACGTCCAGCTAGAACTTTGAAGAATGGGTGAGCAAGAGAATATACAATATAACACCTTATATGCCTACCTCAGAGTCATGTACTGTAACTTGCTGACCATCATCCCCACCAACCGTGCATTCAGGCCTCCGGAATGTAGACAAAGCTGCCAATGCAGCGATGTTAGCTGCATCAATGAGATTCCTGAGAGAAACGTCCATATCATTTCACGCGGTTAGCGCTCTACCCAGAAGcattaactcattagttacatcaGTAGGCAATATACAACCCATACCCCTCATTGTCCAAAACGTGAAGGTCAACACGCACCGACCAGACATGCTTCCCTGCAACAACACACAGGGATTCCATATCCACGGCTCTGCTCTCCCTGCGACACCGAGAATCCTCATTAAACTCCACACTTAAACTCTTTGTGACAAAAAAATAACTACCAAACAGCCATCTGGAGACCTTAGGCCACGATCAATGACACGGCCCAACTCAATCGCTGCTTCCCCAGGTCGCCCCGGCTCAAAGGCAGGATCAGCCATGGGCGAGAACTCGGTGAATATGGCCAGCGTGCCCTCGTTAGGCCTGTCCTTGTACGGCTGGACCAATTGCGCAGTCACATAACCCATCACACGCGTTTCGCCGAGCTCCACCTCCGCCGAGCCATCCTCCCTACAGATTCCAACAGCAACTTCAGCCAAACATTGATGCGCGGGCAAAGAAGTTCCCTGAGCTCAAACGAAGGGATGGGGAGGGGATTGAGTCAAGGTACCTTCCGAATGCGATTTTGAGCTTGCGGAAATCGAAGGGGCGGCGGCCGTCGACGCGGAGGTCCGACTGGAGGGCTTGCTCGATGAACTCCCGCTCGTTCACCGTCGGGCGCCACCGTGGATCCATCATCTCGTTGCTCGCCGGCGGCGGGAGCTAGGGTTTTAGACGCGGCCGAGGCGGGGGCGGGGGTGTTTCTGCCCTTTTTGAGTGAATTTGGGTAATGTTTGGGAGTGTTGGTGCCCAAATGTGTGCTGCCCAAATTTTGGTACTCTTTTTTCTTTTGATAGAACGTCAGCTTTATGAAACACTTAAACAAAGTTACAAAGGGTCTCCTGGATACATTTCACAGTAGAATGGAAAACAACAACACTAGACAAATTTTTATAAGACTTAGCTAACAGATGAGTAGCTATATTCATTTGCCGACGAACATGCTTGAACACCACAGACACGAAGCTCGTTGAAGCAAACTTTATATCATTGACCATAGTACCAATGGAGGAACGGTCAGAAATACTTGAAAAAATCTTAATAACCAGCGACTGGCAATCTGAGGCAAATATCACTTTGGAGAATTGTTCTTCTCGGATCAGATACACAGCTTTTCGTAAAGCCAGAGCCTCTGCAAGTTTAGGCTTCAATGCCCCATGGATAGGTTCAGTACATGCTACTATATATGTTCCTTCATGGTTCACGGCCACCCCACCTGCCCCTGACATATTAATCTCTGAAAAATTGCAGCGTCTGAATTGATGACAATCACACCTGGCGGCGGCAGAGTCCACATAGTATTGGATGAGGAAGACTCGCGTGTGATAACAGGTACATGATTGAAAAGGTGCTGCAAAATCAGGTTAGTGTAAGCACGAATTTTCTCCATCATATGACGAGGATTAGGAATTTCCGGTGAGTGTCGCGCGTCGTTACGTGCTTCCCATATATACCAAAAGGACACAGCCAGTATTGTGATTTCCTTGTCCGAAGATCTGACAAGGAATTCAAATAGCCACTGCTTAGTATTTCTGAAAGTAGAACGGCATAGTTGGATATCTGCCCACTCCTTAATTGCATCCCATACGGCCCTTGCACGTGGACAGAATAGAAATGCATGCTCCACACTCTCCAGACGACCACAAAAACAGCAACACGCAGAATCGGGGATATGTCGTCGTTGTAATTGTGCTCTTGATGGAAGACAATCTTGAGCAAAACGCCATAGGACAACTTTCATTTTATTGGTATCTTTTACAGACCAAATGGCCTTCCAGTTCTTCTCCTTAACAGCTATATTCGAGGATAGACCAGAGCCACTTTTGCTGCGAGTTTCAAGAAAACGAGCCAACCGTGCCATATTATATGCAGATCGTATTGTGTATTCACCATAATTAGTAAAGGCCATCTTGCAAAGTCCATACCACCATGTCTATACTTGGTTGGTGCCAAAATTATGATTGGCTGTAAAAAGTGCCCACTTATCTCAGGTCTTGTTTGTTTGGGATTCAACTTCATAGAATCAAATATGGATTGGTTGTGTTGGGGAAACGGCTGCAGTAAAGATTGGTCATTTCTTATTTGGTAACAAAGCTGTGAAAACGACTTTGAGCTGATGAAAGGACTAAGATGCCCCTAGAGTATTGAAATGAGTGTAACTTGTTGATTTTGTCTTAATAGACTCTTTAAATGGTATTTTGCTTGACAGTGAAAGATTTGTCCTCTAATAATGTATAATAATATATAATAATATTTCTTTCACTTTCTTGCTCATAGATACATAGACATATAGCAAAAGAAATATGTTTGTCATGCTGCTAGGGCATGCAAGTAATTCATACAATAGAAAAGATAGTCCATATGATTATTAAACCGTACAAAAAGGGAGCCAGAGGATTCGACCGTCCATATAATTAATAATCCATATATATAATTTGATGTTTGTACAGAAAGTAATCTATCTAGCTTGCCATGATAAATTAAGAGGCGTGTCGTTCATCTTGCCTTCATCAGATGATGTCGAAACAACGTCCCCAAGAAATTGTGTCGCGCGTGCCACTGCATGCATGTAAATTCCATTATCATCATATTTATCGAATTGTGCAACGTTATACAATCATTGGTAATCATCGTCTAACTTCCCACCTTAAACTGTGGCACAACCCTATGATGCATCATTTCTTCTTGAAAATGCCAAATGTCCGCTTAATCACATTCTAAAGAGAAGAAGGAGCATGATTTACACCTCAAACTTTTCACTCTGTGGACGTCCAACCCGAAATCCCAGAAAGTAGTAGGTTTGGCCTTTGTAGGGAGCTATATATCCCACTCGATTTGGATAACCGGAATCAACAAGGTAGTACATATCTACATACATAAAGAAGTTAGAACACATGTAATGGTTAATAGAAACAAATTATACAAATTAGTTGACTCGTGTGCCTTTAGGAGGCGCGGGATAAATAGTAGCATACTTCTCGGTACTTTGATGAAAAAACAGTGTGCCATGTACTGACTCCGCCCATCCGGCAACCACAAAGGTAAATTTCATGTCGAAGTCACAAAACATCCAACACATTTTGACTTGTGTAACTATGTCATCTAGTAAAGTCCACAGTACCTTTTGCGGGAACTATAACAGGAATGTTTGTTCCATCAATTACACCAATACAACCTTTGAAGTGAGGCCGTAAATGTTTGTGCCTAATTTTTTGATGCGCACCTGCGAATGTAGGATCTATAGGTTTGATGATGCCTCTTCATAGAGGATATACACAGTGCAACACATGATTGATTTCCTATGAATTGTTTTAATTGATCGAACAAAGCGATCTTTGGCTTGACGAAATGATTGAGGGCCTCTAAGCATCCAGAACAACAAGCCTCGACATTTCTGGTGAGCTCACATCGTTAGTTGACTCAAAATGATAGTCACTCACTAAAAGACCGTGCAAACTCAATAAATCATATGGATACATTATAAACATTTTGTAGCAAGATTTAGGGCGGGCTAATTTTCCCATCACCCATTCATAAACATTTTGCACTACAATTCTCCTAGGTTGCTTATTCAAACAAGTCTTGTTGTAGTGCATAACCATTTGGCCTAAGGTTGCAAGATTGGTATTTAACTTGAGCAAGTCATGAAGTTGTGTTGTCTTTATGTTAGCATCAGCATCACCGCCTCCGTTGTCAATTGCATTCGTCTACAAAATGCAACATGGCAACAACATTAGTTGTCATATCCATTGTTCATCGATAGTGAATGCCTCCTTGTCCAATGGTATCTCACGGAAGATAGCAAACTCGGCACCGGTGATGTGATGATCATCAAACATCACATGCATTTCTGCCAAGCTAGGTGGTCCTCCATTCCTATACCTTTCATGCTTTGGTTGTTTTTGAAAAATTAGCAAGGAACAAAATGTTAGACGATTATGATAAGATAATGATATAGTGTGCATACAATGAGTAACACGAATGAGTATTCCATCAATCACTATCAGCATCTAGCTTAGCACTCAACCCAAGTCCAAATGCATCAATTTGCAATTGTTTCCATTGGCAATACAAAGTTCTGAGTGCACCCCATCAGTTCTTGAATTGCAACCTCGAATGACTTTTCTTAGTTATGTTTAACCAATTCCCCCGTTCCCCGTTCACTCCTCCCCCATTATTCCAATTTTTTGTCACCCCAAGATCTCATATCTCTGATGTCGCAAGCCTTGAGTGCTTGACATGTTGCACTTTACCGTGTCGTGTGGTCATGCTCGCCTTACTGTTGCGTCCTCATGTGGCCATCATCGAACTTATCCGAATAAGTAAGGTTAGGGCTCAGAACCCCCACACCTCCTCCTAATCCCCTCCTCATCCTCGGTGTCGTTAGTGTCGCCAAGGTCGTGGAAGCCGCTGGCGCCCTCCAtcttgtcgtcctcctcctccatcccCTCCTCTTCCGACTCGGGCTAAGAGGAGCTCGGGTCAACGGTCGTGGCCGCCACGCAAGCTGTGACCGCCTCCACGATTTGAGTTGTGCATAGTACGTCGGGTGACAGCGAACAATGGCTCTGGTTGCGGCTCTGCCGGGTCTAGATCTGGACTTTGTAGGTGCTCCGGTGGCTAGGGTTAGGAGTGGCGCCAGATTCCGTTTATAGACGGTCGGGTACTCTTATAACCATCGTGTTCTTTTGAATTCGTCCACACTACATATGCTTCATCTTCTCTGTAGAAGGCAAACTGTTTCATCTTCTCTGTAAAATGCAAACTGCTTCAACTTCACTGTAAAATGCAAATTGCTTCAACTTTTGTTATAGTGGAAGCGGCTTCAACTTCTATTAATATGGAAACTGTTTCGAGTTCTGTCTACATAAATGAAGTGGTATGTGGTTGatgtgtctccaacgtatctataatttataaagtattcatccTACATTTACATCAATtatatatggttttggtgcacttttatattgtttttatggaCTAACTCATTAATCTAGTGCCTGGTGTTAGTtgttattttctgcatgttttgttTTACGGAAAATCAATATCTAGGAAGATCAAAACATCGTGGCGATTTAATATGATTTTTATGgtatatatgtgattttggggagaAGTAATCAATGCAAAATAGTGCCTGAGGGCCCCACGAGCGCAGGTGGCGTGACCACCCCTTGTACGCGCCATGGGCCCAACCCTTAAGTCGGTTGGAGCTcttatttcgccgca encodes the following:
- the LOC123143992 gene encoding exosome complex component RRP45A isoform X1 yields the protein MMDPRWRPTVNEREFIEQALQSDLRVDGRRPFDFRKLKIAFGREDGSAEVELGETRVMGYVTAQLVQPYKDRPNEGTLAIFTEFSPMADPAFEPGRPGEAAIELGRVIDRGLRESRAVDMESLCVVAGKHVWSVRVDLHVLDNEGNLIDAANIAALAALSTFRRPECTVGGDDGQQVTVHDSEVRDPLPLTIHHLPIAVTFAYFGDGNIMVIDPTYKEEAVMGGRMTATINSNGDVCAIQKAGGEGVMSSVIMQCLRIASVKAADITSKIKREVDDYTTEKALQKVKRTPALVAKKVNVPDVTMKESTHSALENQASKAPNDGQQISKGDDDHQNIKRISPLTVDRTVKHKQTSTFVGGPSNWDPYSKGVSLSSLRISQLPDPPAIPNDDKHEDTKPMLTESNPEVKSVSNSGTAGESDEFKESRSPKSLIDAIKPKHRRKKKQHGNS
- the LOC123143992 gene encoding exosome complex component RRP45A isoform X2; protein product: MMDPRWRPTVNEREFIEQALQSDLRVDGRRPFDFRKLKIAFGREDGSAEVELGETRVMGYVTAQLVQPYKDRPNEGTLAIFTEFSPMADPAFEPGRPGEAAIELGRVIDRGLRESRAVDMESLCVVAGKHVWSVRVDLHVLDNEGNLIDAANIAALAALSTFRRPECTVGGDDGQQVTVHDSEVRDPLPLTIHHLPIAVTFAYFGDGNIMVIDPTYKEEAVMGGRMTATINSNGDVCAIQKAGGEGVMSSVIMQCLRIASVKAADITSKIKREVDDYTTEKALQKVKRTPALVAKKVNVPDVTMKESTHSALENQASKAPNDGQQISKGIHTPKEFH